A region from the Serinibacter arcticus genome encodes:
- a CDS encoding ABC transporter substrate-binding protein yields the protein MPRRHRTVPLLALALPLTLGLTACSGAASAPADDTDWDALSHDELVELAEAEGTVSVYAFTSRIATIEESFEAAYPGIDVVATDISSTELITRLASEHRAGSTTADVAYVSDAPVVVTELLADDVLLPYVPARVADQLAPEFTAPLVANRLSTKVLMYNEEAHPDGAPVANLWELTEPAWSGKVVLVDPNVRGDYLDLMTEMSLRSQEMADAYEDHFGTPIELDEGVEDAGLQFAVDLYANDAVLVDDTDTVNAAVGATGQADPPVGFTSYSDRRDNSDEGWALQVAAGVTPSPGIVFPAMLGVTAGAENPAAARLLIDFMMGDDSETGGDGFAPFYVAGDYPTRDDVVAPAEAVSLDELGGWSIDPEASAERRSAVADFLLTIQ from the coding sequence ATGCCTCGCCGTCACCGCACCGTCCCCCTCCTCGCCCTCGCCCTGCCGCTCACGCTCGGCCTCACCGCCTGCTCCGGCGCCGCGTCCGCCCCCGCCGACGACACCGACTGGGACGCGCTGTCCCACGACGAGCTCGTCGAGCTCGCGGAGGCCGAGGGCACCGTGTCGGTGTACGCCTTCACCAGCCGGATCGCCACGATCGAGGAGTCCTTCGAAGCCGCCTACCCCGGCATCGACGTCGTCGCCACGGACATCTCCTCCACCGAGCTGATCACCCGGCTGGCCAGCGAGCACCGCGCGGGCAGCACCACCGCCGACGTCGCGTACGTCTCCGACGCCCCGGTGGTGGTCACCGAGCTGCTCGCCGACGACGTCCTGCTCCCCTACGTCCCGGCCCGCGTGGCCGACCAGCTGGCGCCGGAGTTCACCGCGCCGCTGGTCGCGAACCGGCTCTCCACCAAGGTGCTCATGTACAACGAGGAGGCCCACCCCGACGGCGCGCCGGTCGCCAACCTCTGGGAGCTGACCGAGCCCGCGTGGAGCGGCAAGGTCGTGCTGGTCGACCCCAACGTCCGCGGCGACTACCTCGACCTGATGACGGAGATGTCGCTCCGCTCGCAGGAGATGGCCGATGCCTACGAGGACCACTTCGGCACGCCGATCGAGCTGGACGAGGGCGTCGAGGACGCGGGGCTGCAGTTCGCCGTCGACCTCTACGCCAACGACGCCGTGCTGGTGGACGACACGGACACCGTCAACGCGGCCGTCGGCGCCACGGGTCAGGCTGACCCGCCCGTCGGCTTCACCTCGTACTCCGACCGTCGCGACAACTCCGACGAGGGCTGGGCGCTGCAGGTCGCCGCGGGCGTCACGCCGTCGCCCGGCATCGTCTTCCCGGCCATGCTCGGCGTCACGGCCGGCGCCGAGAACCCCGCGGCCGCCCGGCTGCTGATCGACTTCATGATGGGCGACGACTCCGAGACCGGCGGCGACGGGTTCGCCCCGTTCTACGTCGCCGGCGACTACCCGACGCGGGACGACGTCGTCGCCCCGGCCGAGGCCGTGAGCCTGGACGAGCTGGGTGGCTGGAGCATCGACCCCGAGGCCTCCGCCGAGCGCCGCTCCGCCGTCGCCGACTTCCTCCTGACGATCCAGTGA
- a CDS encoding ABC transporter permease, translating to MRSALTGALRDARRPIRWLALGVLAVLVLLVALPLVGLVRATLGPAGNGAWTDVLASPMSQNLFWIPLRNSLLVGLGTGLLSTVLGAFLAWVVVLSDVPGRKVIGVLSTIPFALPSFAIALAWESVFRNDRVGGAPGLLASLGVPVPDVLSWGAVPVTLTLVAHYFSLSFVVIAAALANVGGDILAAAELTGASRARVAVRIALPAVAPAALSGFLLAFAEGVSNFAVPALLGLPVRFQTLSTRLYGAISTGDTARGYVLSILLVVIAAAVLYLGTRATAGRSFATITGKSTRPRTMTTGPWRWPLAAVAATLVLVTAIVPSIVLAMSTFLRRTNRLDGGLTLHYWTGTSDPGIAQGVRGILRDPTVLNALGGTIALGLAVAAGATLLGLLGAHVLTRLPRARVTAGAISLLSYVPFLIPGVAFGAAFIAQFGAPIGPFPSLYGTFAILVVAGIAASVPFAFQTSKASLAQVSGDLEEAAVLTGASGWRRMVRIVLPLTSRGVVGGGVLVFVTMVRDLSLVVLLVTPATPLLSVMTFRYASEGFTQHANAITLVIAVISVTATLLARRLQGARQSGTTS from the coding sequence GTGAGGTCCGCCCTCACGGGCGCCCTGCGCGACGCGCGACGCCCCATCCGCTGGCTGGCGCTCGGCGTCCTCGCCGTGCTGGTGCTGCTCGTCGCTCTGCCCCTGGTGGGCCTGGTCCGGGCGACGCTCGGACCCGCCGGGAACGGCGCGTGGACCGACGTGCTCGCCAGCCCGATGTCGCAGAACCTGTTCTGGATCCCGCTGCGCAACTCGCTGCTGGTGGGGCTCGGCACGGGGCTGCTGTCCACGGTGCTCGGCGCGTTCCTGGCCTGGGTCGTCGTGCTGAGCGACGTGCCGGGCCGCAAGGTGATCGGGGTGCTGTCGACCATCCCGTTCGCGCTCCCGAGCTTCGCGATCGCGCTGGCCTGGGAGAGCGTCTTCCGCAACGACCGGGTCGGCGGCGCCCCCGGGCTGCTCGCCTCGCTCGGCGTCCCGGTCCCCGACGTGCTCTCGTGGGGCGCGGTCCCCGTCACCCTCACGCTCGTGGCCCACTACTTCTCGCTGTCGTTCGTCGTCATCGCCGCGGCGCTGGCGAACGTCGGCGGCGACATCCTGGCGGCGGCCGAGCTGACCGGCGCGAGCCGGGCCCGGGTCGCCGTCCGGATCGCCCTGCCGGCCGTCGCGCCCGCCGCGCTGTCCGGCTTCCTGCTGGCCTTCGCCGAGGGCGTGAGCAACTTCGCGGTCCCGGCGCTCCTGGGGCTGCCGGTCCGCTTCCAGACCCTCAGCACCCGGCTGTACGGCGCCATCTCCACCGGCGACACGGCCCGCGGCTACGTCCTGTCGATCCTCCTGGTGGTGATCGCCGCGGCGGTGCTGTACCTCGGCACGCGGGCCACGGCCGGCCGCTCCTTCGCCACGATCACCGGCAAGTCCACGCGGCCCCGCACCATGACCACGGGCCCCTGGCGGTGGCCGCTCGCGGCGGTCGCCGCGACCCTCGTGCTCGTCACCGCGATCGTGCCGAGCATCGTGCTCGCGATGAGCACCTTCCTGCGCCGCACCAACCGGCTCGACGGCGGACTCACCCTGCACTACTGGACAGGCACCTCCGACCCCGGGATCGCGCAGGGCGTCCGCGGCATCCTGCGCGACCCGACCGTGCTCAACGCGCTCGGCGGCACGATCGCGCTCGGTCTCGCCGTCGCCGCCGGAGCCACGCTCCTCGGCCTCCTCGGGGCGCACGTCCTGACGCGGCTGCCGCGCGCCCGCGTCACCGCCGGCGCGATCAGCCTGCTCAGCTACGTGCCCTTCCTCATCCCCGGCGTCGCGTTCGGAGCAGCCTTCATCGCCCAGTTCGGAGCGCCGATCGGACCGTTCCCCTCGCTGTACGGGACGTTCGCCATCCTCGTGGTGGCCGGGATCGCCGCCAGCGTCCCGTTCGCCTTCCAGACCTCCAAGGCCTCGCTGGCGCAGGTGTCGGGCGATCTCGAGGAGGCCGCCGTCCTGACCGGGGCGAGCGGGTGGCGCCGGATGGTTCGCATCGTGCTGCCGCTCACCTCGCGCGGCGTGGTGGGGGGCGGTGTCCTCGTGTTCGTCACGATGGTGCGCGACCTCTCGCTCGTGGTCCTCCTCGTCACCCCCGCCACCCCGCTGCTGTCCGTCATGACCTTCCGCTACGCCAGCGAGGGCTTCACCCAGCACGCCAACGCCATCACCCTCGTCATCGCGGTCATCTCGGTCACCGCGACCCTCCTCGCCCGCCGTCTCCAGGGCGCCCGACAGAGCGGAACCACCTCATGA